A genomic window from Candidatus Bathyarchaeota archaeon includes:
- a CDS encoding lipoate--protein ligase family protein, which yields MSDRWRLLKLETADAYTNMAIDEAILTARIHGKVTNTLRFYMWNPSAVSIGRFQTLENEINLGECKKQQIDIVRRISGGGAVYHDKNGEITYSITAKTADLGCKNLDLLGAYQKICTGLNEAAKILGAKADFHSPDPKRCPNLSIDGKKISGNAQTSKKGVLMQHGTFLLQIDYPTMFSILRVPWSTNLEEIIDVAKRKLGCIKQEINPDFSVQDAYNALVRGFEKALNVEFVEEPLTVYEQKLAEKFKKEKFVTEDWNFLGKSSF from the coding sequence TGGCAATTGATGAAGCAATCCTAACTGCCCGAATACACGGCAAAGTAACTAACACATTACGTTTTTACATGTGGAACCCCTCTGCTGTTTCAATTGGGCGCTTCCAAACCTTAGAAAACGAAATCAACCTTGGAGAATGCAAAAAACAACAAATAGACATAGTCCGAAGAATAAGTGGCGGCGGAGCTGTTTATCACGACAAAAATGGAGAAATTACCTATAGCATAACTGCAAAAACTGCTGACCTAGGATGCAAAAACTTGGACCTTTTAGGCGCCTATCAGAAAATCTGTACTGGACTCAACGAAGCTGCAAAGATATTAGGTGCCAAAGCTGATTTCCATTCCCCTGACCCAAAACGGTGCCCCAACCTTTCTATTGATGGAAAAAAGATTTCTGGCAACGCTCAAACCTCAAAAAAAGGGGTTTTAATGCAACATGGCACCTTTTTACTCCAAATAGACTACCCTACTATGTTCAGTATCCTTAGGGTTCCTTGGTCAACAAATTTAGAAGAAATTATTGACGTAGCTAAACGCAAACTTGGTTGTATAAAACAGGAAATAAACCCTGATTTTTCCGTTCAAGACGCTTATAATGCATTAGTTAGGGGTTTTGAGAAAGCTTTGAACGTGGAATTTGTTGAAGAACCCTTAACTGTTTATGAACAAAAACTTGCGGAAAAATTCAAAAAAGAAAAGTTTGTGACCGAGGATTGGAATTTCCTCGGTAAGTCCTCGTTTTAG
- the gcvH gene encoding glycine cleavage system protein GcvH — protein MVKVNDYEVPENLYYHKEYLWASVEDGKVKIGLIDYAQKQINDVIYVELPSVGDSVTKDEPFGILESVKAVSDLIAPVSGTIEAVNEELDSKPELLNEDPYGEGWIIIIEPTNLEEDLKTLLSFDAAVEWHKSLVKDEKTDQE, from the coding sequence ATGGTCAAGGTTAACGACTACGAAGTACCCGAGAACCTGTATTACCACAAAGAATACCTCTGGGCAAGCGTCGAAGACGGAAAAGTGAAAATTGGGCTAATCGATTATGCTCAAAAACAAATAAACGACGTGATCTATGTTGAACTTCCAAGCGTTGGGGACTCTGTAACTAAGGATGAACCCTTCGGTATTTTGGAATCAGTAAAAGCAGTTTCAGACTTGATTGCTCCCGTAAGCGGCACCATAGAAGCAGTCAACGAAGAACTCGACTCCAAACCCGAATTACTCAACGAAGACCCCTACGGCGAAGGATGGATTATAATCATAGAACCAACTAACCTTGAAGAAGACCTAAAAACCCTGCTGTCTTTTGATGCCGCAGTGGAATGGCATAAATCCCTGGTGAAAGACGAAAAAACTGACCAAGAATAA
- a CDS encoding oxidoreductase → MAKEKLKIAFYWAASCGGCEVAVLDVNEKILDVVAAADIVFWPVAIDTKYKDVEAMPDQSIDACFFNGAIRNSENEKMAKLLRQKSKILVAFGSCANDGCVKSLANLSDKDGVFERAYLETQSTVNPESVTPQTRFKVNEGELDLPEVYDTVKTLPQTVDVDYTISGCPPPVPSILVMFNAFITGDLPPKGSSFLPNKAVCDECPREKKHSEITEFKRIYEIEDDGVTCFLDQGVICMGMATRAGCGCQCPNVNIPCTGCGGPGPRVVDQGAAAISALASLAKDINVVKEIVDPVGTFYKYSLANSILKRKVQK, encoded by the coding sequence ATGGCAAAGGAAAAACTAAAGATCGCTTTTTATTGGGCGGCTAGCTGTGGAGGCTGTGAAGTAGCTGTTCTAGACGTTAACGAAAAAATCTTAGACGTTGTTGCGGCAGCTGACATAGTTTTCTGGCCTGTAGCAATCGACACTAAATACAAAGATGTCGAAGCTATGCCTGACCAAAGCATTGATGCATGTTTCTTCAACGGAGCAATCAGAAACTCTGAAAATGAAAAGATGGCTAAACTCTTAAGACAAAAATCCAAAATACTTGTGGCTTTTGGCTCATGCGCAAACGACGGATGCGTGAAAAGTCTCGCAAACCTTTCGGATAAAGATGGTGTCTTTGAGCGTGCCTATCTTGAAACTCAATCAACTGTAAACCCTGAATCAGTTACCCCTCAAACACGTTTCAAAGTAAATGAGGGTGAACTAGATCTTCCCGAAGTCTATGACACTGTGAAAACATTGCCCCAAACAGTGGATGTTGACTACACCATATCTGGTTGTCCTCCGCCTGTTCCTTCAATATTGGTAATGTTTAACGCGTTCATTACTGGTGATTTACCCCCTAAAGGTTCAAGCTTTTTGCCCAACAAAGCTGTTTGTGATGAATGCCCGCGAGAAAAGAAACACAGCGAAATTACTGAATTCAAACGAATTTATGAAATTGAAGACGACGGTGTAACCTGTTTCTTGGATCAAGGTGTAATCTGTATGGGTATGGCTACTCGTGCTGGTTGTGGTTGTCAATGTCCAAACGTAAACATACCTTGTACCGGTTGTGGTGGTCCAGGTCCTCGTGTAGTTGACCAGGGTGCTGCAGCTATCAGTGCCCTTGCATCTCTTGCTAAGGACATCAATGTTGTGAAAGAGATAGTTGACCCTGTTGGAACTTTCTACAAGTATTCATTAGCTAACTCAATTCTTAAGAGGAAAGTGCAAAAATGA
- a CDS encoding radical SAM protein translates to MTRLNAKEIWQMPKEKFVSLLENGAFSPETQTINFFAPSFVHYKNKFFCSSQNSFPSISVTGSSCALNCKHCNKKVLNTMTPVNSPKDLFDVCKKLKNDGTQGCLISGGCGLDGSVPLTNFIDAFKKIKTELDLKLSVHTGLVDFITAEELKKAGVDSVLIDVIGSDETIKEIYNLDVTVTVYEKSLKALQDSEIPFIPHVLVGLHYGHLKGEFKALNLIAKYSPSAVIIIAFIPIRGTPMENVEPPEPADIIRTLVCAKLLMPTVPVVLGCMRPKGEHRKITDVFAVKAGVDAIAFPVEDAIQTAQSLNLEMLFSSVCCSQIYELNF, encoded by the coding sequence ATGACACGTCTAAACGCCAAAGAAATATGGCAAATGCCCAAAGAAAAATTTGTTTCTTTGCTTGAAAACGGAGCCTTTTCCCCTGAAACACAAACCATCAATTTTTTTGCTCCAAGTTTTGTTCACTATAAAAACAAGTTTTTTTGTTCTTCTCAGAACAGTTTTCCATCAATTTCTGTTACTGGTTCTTCTTGTGCCCTGAACTGTAAACACTGCAACAAAAAAGTGCTAAACACAATGACCCCCGTTAATAGTCCAAAGGACCTTTTTGATGTTTGTAAAAAATTGAAAAACGATGGCACACAAGGTTGTTTAATAAGTGGAGGCTGTGGGTTGGATGGCTCGGTTCCATTAACTAATTTTATTGATGCTTTCAAAAAAATAAAAACCGAGTTGGACCTGAAGCTTTCAGTTCATACTGGGCTAGTTGATTTTATTACTGCAGAAGAGTTGAAAAAAGCTGGGGTTGACTCTGTATTAATTGATGTTATTGGTTCAGATGAAACGATTAAGGAAATTTACAATCTTGATGTTACTGTTACGGTTTATGAAAAATCTTTGAAAGCGTTGCAAGATTCCGAAATTCCGTTTATTCCTCATGTGCTTGTGGGCTTGCATTACGGTCATCTTAAGGGCGAGTTTAAGGCATTAAACCTGATTGCAAAATATTCACCTTCTGCAGTCATAATAATTGCGTTTATACCTATCCGTGGTACGCCTATGGAAAATGTGGAACCCCCTGAACCTGCAGACATTATAAGAACTCTTGTTTGTGCAAAACTATTGATGCCAACTGTTCCTGTTGTTTTGGGGTGCATGAGACCCAAAGGTGAACATCGCAAAATAACTGACGTTTTTGCAGTTAAAGCTGGAGTAGATGCAATAGCTTTCCCTGTTGAAGATGCAATTCAAACCGCTCAGTCACTGAATTTAGAAATGCTTTTTTCATCTGTTTGTTGTTCCCAGATTTATGAACTCAATTTTTAG
- a CDS encoding FAD-dependent oxidoreductase — protein sequence MPRKIVIIGANAAGVDAASAARKTDRSAEITLVTKEDKVAYSRCGIPFVLGGQIESFDDLVVFPESFFKMMKLNLLTRTTVNSIDPKTKTVTLTNDAGNKSSLSYDSLIIATGADPRVPKMHGLEKQGVFFVRTIEDGQRIDNALETAKSIVIIGSGLVGLEVAVACRERGLKVTIVEFLPCVLPFLLDNDLADRVQKNLEEKSVTFVLGEPVEEILGSTKVTGVRVAQNIIPADVVVVATGVTPNVELAKNAGVKVGKTKAIKTNSKMETNIPDIYAAGDCVESVNLVTGEPMLSQLGTTAVRQGKVAGTNAAGGVSEFMGTLGSWITRLFDIEVGGAGLPGFMAKKYGIKSVSATINSKTRADYYPGALPIRIKLVAEKETGKLLSAQIIGGEEVTQRINALSFMIQKEMTAQELAQAETCYAPPVSETWEPMVLAADLLLKKLK from the coding sequence ATGCCCCGAAAAATTGTAATTATTGGGGCCAATGCGGCAGGTGTTGATGCAGCTTCTGCTGCTAGGAAAACCGATAGATCCGCTGAAATCACTCTTGTCACCAAAGAGGACAAAGTGGCTTATTCACGGTGTGGTATTCCTTTTGTTTTGGGCGGGCAGATTGAGTCTTTTGATGATTTAGTTGTTTTTCCTGAAAGTTTCTTCAAAATGATGAAATTAAATCTTCTAACTCGAACCACAGTAAATAGTATTGATCCAAAAACAAAGACCGTAACCTTAACCAATGATGCTGGAAACAAAAGCTCCCTTTCATACGATAGTTTGATTATTGCCACTGGAGCAGACCCACGCGTGCCAAAGATGCATGGTTTAGAAAAGCAAGGGGTCTTTTTTGTTCGAACCATTGAAGATGGTCAAAGAATTGATAATGCACTTGAAACTGCAAAATCGATAGTTATTATTGGCAGTGGACTTGTTGGATTAGAAGTTGCTGTAGCTTGTCGCGAACGAGGTTTAAAAGTTACAATTGTTGAATTTTTGCCCTGTGTCTTACCATTTCTTCTTGACAATGACTTGGCTGACCGTGTTCAAAAAAATCTTGAAGAAAAGAGCGTAACTTTTGTTCTCGGCGAACCCGTTGAAGAAATCCTTGGTTCTACTAAAGTTACTGGAGTTCGTGTTGCACAAAATATTATCCCTGCAGACGTTGTAGTGGTTGCCACTGGCGTTACTCCAAACGTTGAATTGGCAAAAAACGCTGGAGTAAAAGTTGGTAAAACAAAAGCAATAAAAACAAACTCTAAAATGGAAACCAACATTCCCGACATTTATGCTGCTGGTGACTGTGTAGAATCTGTAAACCTTGTCACTGGCGAACCAATGTTAAGTCAACTTGGAACAACCGCTGTGAGGCAAGGAAAAGTTGCCGGAACTAACGCTGCTGGTGGGGTATCAGAATTCATGGGGACCTTGGGGTCTTGGATAACTCGACTGTTTGACATTGAAGTTGGTGGTGCTGGTCTTCCAGGGTTCATGGCTAAAAAATATGGTATTAAATCAGTTTCTGCAACTATTAATTCAAAAACCCGTGCAGATTATTATCCTGGAGCTTTGCCTATTCGAATTAAACTTGTTGCCGAAAAAGAAACTGGAAAACTACTTAGTGCTCAAATAATCGGCGGCGAAGAAGTAACCCAACGCATAAATGCTCTGTCTTTTATGATTCAAAAAGAAATGACTGCTCAAGAACTTGCACAAGCTGAAACATGTTATGCTCCTCCTGTTTCAGAAACTTGGGAACCTATGGTTTTAGCTGCAGACTTGTTGCTAAAAAAGTTAAAGTAG
- a CDS encoding cation-translocating P-type ATPase: MEKKELLESLKVTEKGLTTEEAERRLKEFGPNELVEKKKISPLQIFLGQFKDIFVIMLLFAMAVSLIIAFTHDGSEYVDAATIGAIIFLNALVGFVQEYRSEKAMEAMKQLTAPKARVLRDGQEQLIPAREVVPGDIVLLEAGDRIPADSRVLEVVDLKTDEAILTGESTAVDKKDVVLGPKTAVADRKNSLFMATHLTYGRGKAVITSTGMKTEFGKVAEMVQSVEQTESPLKQKLTKFAKKLGILIILVSAAIFTIELYEIFFLSAGGSFESVLGDLIVAFETAIALAVSAVPEGLPAVVTVSLALGARELAKRKALIRRLSSAETLGATDIICSDKTGTLTKGEMTVRKIYVNDKMVSVSGAGYEPKGDFLVNGNKIDATKETDLELLLRSSTLCANANYDGTKVLGDTTEGAIIVAAAKAGMIKTELDSQYPRLQEIPFTSERKRMTTVHKTPDGKVVSYVKGAVEILLDRSVNVIKGGKVVKLTQTEKDQILKTNEEMANQALRVLAIAYKELPPNANTDYDEEDLESNLVFIGLAGMIDPPRDEAKGANELCRKAGIKTVMITGDHKLTAVAIAKELTIMVEGDLAFTGAELDKMTDTEFENIVEKAVVYARVSPEHKLRIVKALKDKGHIVAMTGDGVNDAPALKQADIGIAMGITGTDVTREAADMVLADDNFATIVTAVEGGRAIYDNIRKFSFFLLRSNFDELLVIAVFAFLGPILGTEESILPLTAQMILWINLVTDGGPALALSMDPPQEDLMSRKPRNPNDGILHGRGASIMASFLSQALATGGLFAVAYFVWGHSLAYAQTMAFMQATLRELLVVWNCRSETKSAFRLSFTSNKFLLFAVIASMIVSAAVPYTGLLGTVPLSLMDWAVIIPISMSGFLIMPEIFYGRKIWRWG, translated from the coding sequence ATGGAAAAAAAGGAACTTTTAGAATCACTGAAAGTCACAGAAAAAGGATTAACAACCGAAGAAGCTGAACGACGACTAAAAGAGTTCGGACCAAACGAGCTTGTAGAAAAGAAAAAAATTAGTCCTCTTCAGATTTTCTTGGGGCAATTCAAAGACATCTTCGTAATCATGCTTTTGTTTGCGATGGCTGTCTCATTAATAATTGCATTTACCCACGATGGGAGCGAATACGTGGACGCTGCAACTATCGGTGCTATCATATTTCTTAACGCCCTAGTTGGCTTTGTTCAAGAATATCGTTCAGAAAAGGCAATGGAAGCCATGAAACAGCTCACGGCTCCCAAAGCCCGGGTGCTCAGGGATGGTCAAGAACAGCTAATTCCCGCAAGGGAAGTTGTCCCCGGAGATATTGTTCTCCTTGAAGCGGGAGACCGAATACCCGCGGATTCACGAGTCCTTGAAGTTGTAGACCTTAAAACTGATGAAGCAATTCTAACTGGAGAATCTACAGCTGTAGACAAAAAAGATGTAGTTCTTGGTCCAAAAACTGCTGTAGCTGATCGTAAAAATTCCCTTTTCATGGCTACTCACCTAACATATGGTCGAGGTAAAGCCGTAATAACTTCCACTGGAATGAAAACCGAATTCGGTAAAGTTGCTGAAATGGTTCAATCTGTAGAACAAACAGAATCACCCCTCAAACAAAAACTAACAAAATTCGCCAAAAAACTTGGAATCCTAATAATTTTAGTAAGCGCTGCAATATTCACAATAGAACTATACGAAATATTCTTTTTATCTGCAGGAGGCAGTTTTGAATCTGTTCTTGGTGATTTAATTGTCGCCTTTGAAACTGCAATTGCTCTTGCAGTCTCTGCAGTTCCTGAAGGTTTACCTGCAGTAGTAACTGTGTCTCTTGCTTTAGGTGCTAGAGAACTTGCAAAACGTAAAGCCCTAATCAGACGACTTTCCTCTGCGGAAACTTTGGGTGCTACAGACATAATTTGTTCTGACAAAACTGGAACTTTGACCAAAGGCGAAATGACTGTGCGCAAAATCTACGTCAACGACAAAATGGTTAGCGTATCTGGTGCAGGTTATGAACCTAAAGGCGATTTCTTGGTTAACGGTAACAAAATAGATGCAACTAAAGAAACTGATCTTGAGTTGTTGCTAAGATCTAGCACATTGTGTGCCAACGCCAATTATGACGGAACTAAAGTGCTTGGTGACACAACTGAAGGAGCCATAATTGTTGCAGCTGCAAAGGCAGGAATGATTAAAACTGAGTTGGACAGTCAATATCCTCGTCTACAAGAAATACCCTTTACTTCTGAGAGAAAACGAATGACCACAGTTCATAAAACACCTGATGGAAAAGTTGTTTCTTATGTCAAAGGTGCTGTTGAAATCCTGTTAGACCGTTCAGTGAATGTAATCAAAGGCGGCAAAGTAGTCAAATTAACTCAGACCGAAAAAGACCAAATCTTGAAAACCAATGAAGAAATGGCTAATCAAGCCCTTCGTGTTCTTGCAATTGCTTACAAAGAATTACCTCCAAATGCAAATACCGACTATGATGAAGAAGACCTAGAAAGCAACTTAGTGTTCATCGGTTTGGCAGGAATGATAGATCCTCCCCGAGATGAAGCAAAAGGTGCAAATGAACTTTGCCGAAAAGCAGGCATCAAGACTGTAATGATTACTGGAGACCACAAGCTCACAGCAGTTGCCATCGCAAAAGAATTAACCATAATGGTCGAAGGCGACTTAGCTTTTACCGGTGCAGAATTAGACAAAATGACTGACACAGAATTTGAAAACATAGTTGAAAAAGCAGTTGTATATGCTCGTGTTTCGCCTGAACACAAACTTAGAATCGTAAAAGCCCTCAAAGACAAAGGTCACATCGTAGCTATGACTGGAGATGGAGTCAACGACGCTCCAGCACTCAAGCAAGCTGACATTGGTATTGCTATGGGAATCACTGGAACTGATGTTACGCGAGAAGCTGCAGACATGGTACTGGCAGACGACAACTTTGCCACAATAGTCACAGCCGTTGAAGGCGGACGAGCCATATATGACAATATCCGCAAATTTTCATTTTTCCTGTTACGTTCCAATTTTGATGAACTTCTAGTAATTGCAGTCTTTGCATTTTTAGGACCCATCTTGGGAACCGAAGAAAGTATACTTCCTCTGACAGCACAAATGATTTTGTGGATAAATCTTGTTACCGATGGTGGTCCTGCACTTGCTTTGAGCATGGATCCACCTCAGGAAGATTTAATGAGTCGTAAACCACGAAACCCTAATGATGGGATACTCCATGGAAGAGGCGCTTCAATCATGGCTTCTTTCTTATCACAAGCCCTTGCTACTGGTGGGTTATTTGCTGTAGCATACTTTGTGTGGGGACACTCCTTAGCGTATGCCCAGACTATGGCTTTCATGCAAGCCACACTTAGGGAATTGCTCGTCGTCTGGAATTGTAGATCAGAAACAAAGAGCGCATTCAGGCTGAGCTTTACATCAAATAAATTCCTGTTGTTTGCAGTAATTGCCTCAATGATAGTGTCAGCTGCAGTTCCGTACACCGGGTTACTTGGAACCGTTCCTTTGAGTCTAATGGATTGGGCTGTAATAATACCCATCTCGATGTCTGGCTTCCTGATTATGCCTGAAATATTCTACGGTCGAAAGATTTGGCGCTGGGGTTAA
- a CDS encoding sodium-translocating pyrophosphatase, translating into MMIDWTIAPITATISILVALYLYFYINRQSAGTEKMQEISNAIQEGARAFMKVEFKYLATFVAVMAVILTFVPMVADIGFSYLMGIAFVFGALCSAFSGVLGMTVALKANVRAANAAKEGLNKAFPIAFRGGAVMGLAVVGLALLGLSTVYYFTMDPEIVLGFGFGASAVALFAKIGGGIYTKTADVAADLVGKVEHDIPEDDPRNPGVIADNVGDNVGDVAGMGSDLFDSYVASIIAVMTLGVALSQTASYVSISFVDVPLVFAGLGIIASILGVAIVRVGKKGNPGKALNIGTYLTCIIFALMTLGATYYLDINIGVWAAAVIGLIGGVVIGITTDFFTSIDKFPVIRTAEASQTGAAVNIITGFSYGLLSIFPALLGIGFASAGSYMIAEYFIEAEGAGVYGIGMAAVGMLSIVGMIVAGDAFGPIADNAGGIAEQTGLDEEVLDITASLDAAGNTSKAITKGFAIGAAGLTVIALLAAFQAIVQEKTGALITFDLMDPLVLTGALVGLTIPAVFSAMVMLSVGKNASCMIEEIRRQFREIPGLLEGKEGVKADYAACVDIATKGAIKELILPSVLSIGITLIVGFIGGIQALGGFLAGSIFSGLIFALFMSNAGGLWDNAKKYIEAGAFGGKGSEPHKAAVVGDTVGDPFKDTAGPSLNTLITVMALVASVFAPTIVLYALL; encoded by the coding sequence ATGATGATTGATTGGACAATTGCGCCTATTACAGCAACAATATCGATTCTAGTTGCACTTTATCTTTATTTTTACATTAACAGACAAAGTGCTGGAACAGAAAAAATGCAAGAGATTTCTAACGCCATCCAAGAAGGCGCCAGAGCATTCATGAAAGTGGAATTCAAATACCTCGCAACTTTCGTTGCAGTCATGGCAGTAATCTTAACCTTTGTTCCTATGGTTGCAGACATTGGATTTAGTTACTTAATGGGAATTGCATTCGTTTTTGGTGCACTTTGTTCTGCTTTTTCAGGTGTCTTGGGAATGACTGTTGCCCTAAAAGCAAACGTCAGAGCAGCAAACGCCGCAAAAGAAGGACTGAACAAAGCATTTCCAATAGCTTTCCGTGGTGGAGCCGTCATGGGCTTAGCCGTAGTCGGATTAGCTCTCCTTGGATTAAGCACAGTTTACTACTTTACTATGGATCCAGAAATAGTTCTGGGCTTCGGCTTTGGAGCAAGCGCAGTAGCATTGTTTGCCAAAATTGGCGGTGGAATATATACAAAAACAGCCGACGTTGCAGCAGACCTTGTAGGAAAAGTTGAACATGACATACCCGAAGACGACCCCCGAAACCCTGGAGTAATCGCCGACAATGTTGGTGACAACGTTGGTGACGTGGCAGGAATGGGATCAGATCTTTTTGACTCATATGTAGCAAGTATAATTGCAGTAATGACACTTGGTGTTGCACTATCTCAAACTGCGAGTTATGTTTCAATATCATTTGTCGATGTGCCACTTGTGTTTGCTGGACTTGGAATTATAGCCTCCATTTTGGGAGTTGCAATAGTTCGAGTAGGCAAAAAAGGAAACCCTGGAAAAGCACTCAACATCGGAACATATCTAACATGCATCATTTTCGCTTTGATGACCCTCGGTGCAACATATTATCTTGACATTAACATTGGCGTTTGGGCAGCAGCAGTAATTGGATTGATTGGAGGTGTTGTTATTGGAATTACAACAGACTTCTTCACGTCGATAGACAAGTTTCCAGTAATACGAACAGCTGAAGCATCACAGACTGGCGCTGCAGTTAATATTATCACTGGCTTTTCTTACGGATTACTAAGTATTTTCCCAGCATTACTAGGAATTGGTTTCGCTTCTGCAGGATCATACATGATAGCAGAATATTTCATCGAGGCAGAAGGAGCAGGTGTTTACGGTATTGGCATGGCAGCAGTCGGAATGTTGTCGATTGTTGGAATGATTGTAGCCGGTGACGCTTTTGGACCTATCGCAGACAACGCAGGTGGTATAGCAGAACAAACAGGACTTGACGAAGAAGTCCTAGACATTACTGCAAGTCTTGACGCAGCTGGCAACACTTCTAAGGCAATAACCAAAGGATTCGCCATTGGAGCAGCAGGATTAACAGTAATTGCTTTGCTTGCAGCATTCCAAGCTATAGTTCAAGAAAAAACTGGTGCATTAATTACTTTTGATCTGATGGACCCGTTGGTTTTGACGGGAGCACTTGTGGGTCTTACAATACCTGCAGTGTTTTCAGCAATGGTAATGCTCAGCGTTGGCAAAAATGCTTCCTGTATGATTGAAGAAATCCGTCGACAGTTCAGAGAAATTCCGGGATTGCTAGAAGGCAAAGAAGGCGTTAAAGCAGATTATGCAGCTTGTGTTGACATAGCCACAAAAGGTGCAATTAAGGAATTAATTCTTCCAAGTGTTTTGTCTATTGGCATTACATTAATAGTAGGTTTCATTGGAGGAATTCAAGCCCTTGGTGGTTTCCTTGCAGGCAGCATATTCTCAGGGCTTATCTTTGCTCTATTCATGTCTAACGCTGGTGGACTTTGGGACAACGCAAAGAAATACATTGAAGCTGGTGCATTTGGCGGAAAAGGTTCTGAACCCCATAAAGCTGCTGTTGTTGGAGACACTGTTGGTGACCCATTCAAAGACACGGCAGGACCTTCGTTGAACACGTTGATTACTGTAATGGCTTTGGTTGCTTCGGTATTTGCACCGACAATTGTGTTGTATGCGCTACTATAG
- a CDS encoding radical SAM protein: protein MKEKGFIEKIRVSIGSAIVLDLKKGSIDVKPTTAYLLLGRGTKCLANCSFCTQAKHSNSRANMLSRVTWPEFPAEEVISSIEKAAKTAKIKRICVQSLNYPQVFGDVLCLVKKIKTKVDVPISVSCKPLNKEQAEHMFQAGVNRICIALDAATEQIFEKIKGTNVGAKYKWIEQRKALQEAVTVFGYEFVSTHLIVGLGETEKELCQTIQWCVDSRIKPALFAFTPIKGTALENNLPPQLSYYRRTQVANFLLTKGKTTIREMEFDNNGKITSFGVTKEDLMKTLQKGEPFLTSGCPDCNRPYYNEKPSGPLYNYPRSLLPKEVEKERKNLGF, encoded by the coding sequence ATGAAAGAGAAAGGATTTATTGAAAAAATTCGTGTTTCTATTGGTTCCGCCATTGTATTGGATCTGAAAAAAGGCAGTATTGATGTTAAACCAACTACAGCGTATCTGCTTTTGGGGCGAGGCACAAAATGTTTGGCTAATTGTAGTTTTTGTACCCAAGCAAAACATAGCAATTCAAGAGCGAATATGCTTTCTAGGGTTACGTGGCCGGAATTTCCTGCTGAAGAAGTGATATCAAGTATAGAAAAAGCAGCGAAAACAGCAAAAATTAAGCGGATTTGTGTTCAGTCCCTTAATTATCCACAGGTTTTTGGTGACGTTTTATGCCTCGTTAAAAAAATCAAAACTAAAGTGGATGTTCCAATTTCAGTTTCTTGTAAGCCATTAAACAAAGAACAAGCGGAACATATGTTTCAAGCAGGGGTGAACCGAATATGCATTGCTTTGGATGCAGCTACAGAACAAATTTTTGAAAAAATAAAGGGAACAAATGTGGGTGCAAAATACAAATGGATTGAACAAAGAAAAGCATTACAAGAAGCCGTTACTGTTTTTGGTTATGAGTTTGTTAGCACGCATCTTATTGTTGGCCTAGGAGAAACAGAAAAAGAACTATGTCAAACAATTCAATGGTGCGTTGATTCACGAATAAAACCTGCTTTGTTTGCTTTCACGCCAATCAAGGGAACAGCCCTTGAAAACAACCTGCCCCCCCAGCTAAGTTATTATCGACGAACACAAGTTGCCAATTTTTTGCTAACAAAGGGAAAAACAACTATTAGAGAAATGGAATTTGACAACAACGGAAAGATTACAAGTTTTGGAGTCACTAAAGAAGATTTAATGAAAACGTTACAAAAAGGAGAACCTTTCCTTACATCAGGATGTCCAGATTGCAATCGACCATACTATAATGAAAAACCATCTGGACCATTGTACAATTATCCACGTTCGTTGTTGCCAAAAGAGGTTGAAAAAGAGAGAAAAAATTTGGGTTTTTAA